In the genome of Pempheris klunzingeri isolate RE-2024b chromosome 3, fPemKlu1.hap1, whole genome shotgun sequence, one region contains:
- the micall2b gene encoding protein-methionine sulfoxide oxidase mical2b, which produces MSAVKALQQWCRVQCEGYRDVSITNMTTSFRDGLAFCALIHKHRPDLINFDSLKKEDVYENNKLAFRVAEEELGIPALLDAEDMVALKVPDRLSILTYVSQYYNYFHGRTPIGGMGGIKRPAEGPTEEPSGKKNQPVVSKVFSSSKPARENSPPPSNITRPPPPSPKQTRNAIQDVQAEKSQQTGTLSNKCVSCNKHVHLVQRHLVDRKLYHRNCAKSLLPTNAAVPLRNFPTNAPVSKFTPLPDSTKTNTAAPSHAPSRLGPTWLTEKPSAPSSVSSTFSSSSPSRPAPSVSSAAKESQTPFVPKPTASQTTSESTFTTTTSGNTRPTAAPRTSTTAAKTMQSKLKFFQADTTANDNEKKTTTANIDLNKGPNVIGKVQEATAGQPVTVVVNVGGIGRKEANVSLNTGGERAKAAAEVENSGKAYESSKTKASAAAFISRKLAEENNNNNSKPSWTTVALKKTDKPSQIETPKRETEAVRGRVKLRADPSILADLQTPDTTGSSPSSASRSGLRPRTPDRGTSKPGSASANTSVSENESPSDWRSRLKPVKETKPAGPAQTPKPWANGAGKTSEPCVGPSPSSHLPSPSISVTPPASKGFANGQRDLTANGTKSESKISKTKPDYISKGDIIKELQEIEDNLNELEKRGVELEVRLRSSEEEGEDDSVMDELMVEWFNLIRNKQVAMRRESELVYIGRTQDLEEQQPSVEQELRRLMEKPEHQKTALERKKEEELMAKLMEIVNDRNAIIDGLDEDRLREEEEDEQLNKMMMNFNIKKEKPKKKSPMSKLFGWGNKKEG; this is translated from the exons GCGTTCAGGGTCGCGGAGGAGGAGTTGGGGATTCCTGCTCTGTTGGATGCAGAAGACATGGTGGCTCTTAAGGTTCCTGACCGCCTCAGTATCCTGACGTACGTTTCCCAGTACTACAACTACTTCCATGGACGCACCCCGA ttGGTGGGATGGGAGGTATAAAGCGCCCCGCTGAAGGCCCCACAGAGGAGCCGTCTGGGAAGAAGAACCAGCCGGTGGTGTCTAAGgtgttttcttcctccaaaCCTGCGAGAGAGAACAGCCCTCCCCCCTCTAACATCACaaggcctcctcctccttccccaaaacaaaccagaaaTGCCATACAG GATGTTCAGGCTGAGAAATCCCAACAGACAGGCACCCTGAGTAACAAATGTGTGTCCTGTAACAAGCATGTTCACTTGGTGCAGCGACATCTAGTGGACAGGAAGCTCTATCACAGGAACTGTGCAAA GTCATTGTTGCCTACAAATGCAGCTGTGCCTCTCAGAAATTTCCCCACAAACGCTCCTGTTTCCAAATTCACTCCTCTACCAGACTCCACTAAAACCAACACAGCTGCTCCCTCTCATGCACCTTCCAGACTTGGACCAACATGGCTGACGGAGAAACCCAGCGCCCCATCCAGTGTCTCCAGCACTTTCTCCTCTTCGTCTCCTTCCCGACCTGCTCCGAGCGTCTCCTCTGCTGCCAAGGAGAGTCAGACACCTTTTGTCCCCAAACCCACGGCTTCACAGACTACCTCTGAGTCGACCTTCACCACAACCACTTCTGGCAACACCAGGCCCACTGCTGCTCCCCGCACCTCAACCACAGCGGCGAAGACGATGCAGTCCAAGCTCAAGTTTTTCCAGGCAGATACCACTGCTAACGATAACGAGAAGAAGACTACAACCGCCAACATCGATCTAAATAAAGGGCCAAATGTGATCGGTAAGGTCCAGGAGGCCACGGCAGGTCAGCCGGTTACTGTGGTTGTGAATGTTGGTGGTATTGGCAGAAAGGAAGCGAATGTGAGCTTGAACACAGGTGGGGAGAGAGCTAAAGCAGCCGCTGAAGTTGAAAACTCAGGAAAGGCGTACGAGAGCAGTAAGACgaaagcatcagcagcagccttCATCTCCAGGAAACTGGCTGAGGagaacaacaataacaacagtaaGCCATCGTGGACGACTGTGGCACTGAAGAAAACTGACAA ACCTTCGCAAATCGAGACTCCAAAGAGGGAGACTGAGGCTGTCAGAGGGAGGGTGAAGCTGAGAGCAGATCCGTCAATCCTCGCCGACCTGCAGACTCCAGACACCACGGGCTCTTCTCCGAGCTCGGCCAGCAGGAGTGGACTCAGACCCAGAACTCCAGACAGAGGCACCTCGAAACCTGGCAGTGCTTCAGCCAACACCTCAG TATCAGAAAATGAGTCTCCTTCAGACTGGAGGTCGAGGCTCAAACCCGTCAAAGAAACCAA ACCTGCTGGTCCCGCACAGACCCCTAAACCATGGGCTAATGGAGCTGGAAAGACTTCAGAGCCCTGCGTCGggccttctccctcctctcatctccccAGCCCGAGCATTTCTGTCACTCCACCAGCCTCGAAGG GATTTGCGAATGGTCAGAGAGACCTAACTGCAAATGGCACCAAGTCGGAGTCAAAGATATCAAAG ACTAAACCAGACTACATTAGCAAAGGGGACATCAtaaaggagctgcaggagatTGAAGACAATTTGAATGAGTTGGAGAAGAGGGGAGTCGAGCTGGAAGTGAGGCTCCGCAGCAGTGAAGAAG aaGGTGAAGATGACTCTGTCATGGATGAGCTTATGGTCGAGTGGTTCAACTTGATCAGGAACAAGCAGGTGGCCATGCGCCGGGAGTCTGAACTGGTCTACAT tGGAAGAACCCAGGACCTGGAGGAACAGCAGCCCAGTGTTGAGCAGGAGCTCAGGAGACTGATGGAAAAACCAG AACATCAGAAAACAGCCTTGGAACGcaagaaagaagaggagctgATGGCCAAACTGATGGAGATTGTCAATGACAGAAACGCTATCATAGATGGTCTGGATGAGGACAGACTCAG ggaggaagaggaggacgagcagCTAAacaagatgatgatgaatttca acataaagaaagaaaaaccaaagaaaaagtCTCCGATGTCCAAACTGTTCGGTTGGGGGAACAAGAAGGAGGGCTGA